One genomic window of Vespula pensylvanica isolate Volc-1 chromosome 12, ASM1446617v1, whole genome shotgun sequence includes the following:
- the LOC122633328 gene encoding DNA repair protein RAD51 homolog 4-like gives MEKLNSSMHSKLSECMIERLRHKKVFTVIDFIREDQDKLRTATDLSFKEVMDIKKILTEKFGGVVKKPSNLWKLEQLNTICTKIKSLDDLLGGGLNPGQIYEICGISSSGKTQLCLTIASNIALLPNNVVRYIDTKGDFFASRVETILNHKTNNEEEINRAMEQIRVTLIRDPNKLLDILRRMINILKQEDDIRTKALIIDSLPGIIFKFSKEPEINITLNHLSNLCRFLANEFYIPIIIVNLTTQWTPLSDKSSGSATKETQTLVNPTLGKYWLHIPSTRLLIEKLNNDYRKITVWKSFQIKMDSVCSVKLSEAGVT, from the exons ATGGAGAAGTTAAATTCCAGTATGCATTCTAAATTATCGGAATGTATGATCGAACGATTACGTCACAAAAAAGTATTCACcgttatcgattttatacgCGAAGATCAAGACAAATTGAGAACCGCAACAGATCTTTCGTTTAAG GAAGTGAtggatattaagaaaattcttaCAGAGAAATTTGGTGGAGTTGTGAAGAAACCTTCGAATTTGTGGAAATTAGAACAATTAAATACAATCTGCACCAAAATAAAGAG TTTGGATGATTTACTGGGAGGTGGTTTAAATCCTGgtcaaatatatgaaatatgtgGTATATCTTCCTCTGGAAAAACACAATTGTGTTTAACAATTGCAAGTAATATTGCATTATTGCCTAATAACGTTGTGAGATACATCGATACCAAAGGAGATTTTTTTGCCTCCAGGGTAGAAACAATTTTGAATCATAAAACCAATAACGAAGAG gAAATTAACAGAGCAATGGAGCAGATAAGAGTTACTTTGATACGAGATCCTAATAAATTACTTGATATTCTACGACGTAtgataaatattctaaaacaAGAGGATGATATACGCACTAAAGCTTTAATTATTGACTCTTTACctggaataatttttaaattttctaaggAACCAGAAATCAATATTACTTTAAATCACTTATCAAACTTATGTCGATTTCTagcaaatgaattttatatacctattattatagtaaattTAACAACTCAGTGGACACCATTAAGCGATAAAAGCAGTGGATCTGCaacaaaagaaacacaaaCATTAGTAAATCCTACATTAGGAAAATATTGGTTACATATACCCAGTACAAGATtattgatagaaaaattaaataatgattacaGAAAAATTACTGTTTGGAAAAGTTTCCAAATTAAAATGGATTCTGTATGTAGTGTTAAGTTAAGCGAAGCCGGTGTTACATGA
- the LOC122633329 gene encoding uncharacterized protein LOC122633329 — protein MASLVADYGTSSGSDSDGDDVSDDADNTFKEEEEEDEEDDEPGENNDDTQTETASKEKLPLPTPDFNGTPTLKTSVFSNPFVEAEKAKSAILEKHVKMTPTLDDTKMINGRKICWNYRKGRCRFGHNCTFAHDSDLHRTAAELEAIRAPQETIICQTQYNGQLSINDENDVDQENNHTNKRKKRPGLSQSLIPSKKVLKMYKAQQTKAISR, from the exons ATGGCTTCCTTAGTTGCGGATTACGGAACTTCGTCGGGTTCAGACAGTGATGGTGATGACGTATCGGATGATGCTGATAACAC TTtcaaggaggaagaggaagaagatgaggaagatGATGAACCTGGTGAAAATAATGACGACACACAAACTGAAACTGCTTCCAAAGAAAAACTTCCATTACCTACACCTGATTTTAATGGCACACCCACCTTGAAAACTTCCGTCTTCTCTAATCCATTTGTTGAAGCTGAAAAAGCTAAAAGTGCTATACTTGAGAAACATGTAAAAATGACTCCAACACTAGATGATACTAAAATGATAAATGGTAGAAAGATTTGTTGGAACTATAGAAAAGGTAGATGCCGATTTGGTCATAATTGTACTTTCGCTCATGACTCAGACCTGCATAGAACAGCAGCTGAGTTGGAAGCCATTCGAGCTCCGCAAGAAACTATTATTTGTCAAACTCAATACAATGGTCAGCTTTCCataaatgatgaaaatgatgTCGATCAAGAGAACAATCATACGAATAAACGTAAGAAAAGACCAGGATTAAGTCAGTCCTTAATTCCTAGTAAAAAGGttttaaaaatgtacaaaGCCCAACAGACTAAAGCTATtagtagataa